From Thermus tengchongensis, one genomic window encodes:
- a CDS encoding tyrosine-type recombinase/integrase, with the protein MTILEALEEFLQEKRVEGKRPATIRWYQQTVSYLLREHLDQPLVALNRSLVTQALLKNVSQATLGNYDRALRGFCNWLVAVGYLDKNPFQGRKRPRQDFRPRQVLSLDEIAALFAAARKDPRFRFRNQAILALALGAGLRASEICRLTLQDIQWEEAVLRVEGKTGFSVVPLTKDTLRYLRLYVDRERRATIPYLFVHRNRPLNANALSRWIHRLAKTAGIDRPVGMHLLRHTFATHFLKSGGDPFTLQRILRHKTPAMTSRYLHLLTEDLRERLQTVDLVALVKRGTRPQ; encoded by the coding sequence ATGACAATTCTTGAAGCGCTAGAAGAGTTTCTGCAGGAGAAAAGGGTGGAGGGGAAACGGCCAGCAACCATCCGCTGGTATCAGCAGACCGTGAGCTATCTACTACGGGAGCATTTGGACCAGCCTTTGGTAGCCCTCAACCGCAGCCTGGTAACTCAAGCCCTGCTCAAAAATGTATCTCAAGCTACACTGGGCAACTATGACCGGGCGCTAAGGGGCTTCTGCAATTGGCTTGTCGCCGTTGGCTATCTAGACAAAAATCCTTTCCAAGGGCGCAAGCGCCCTAGGCAAGACTTCCGGCCCAGGCAGGTTCTAAGCCTAGATGAGATAGCCGCTCTTTTTGCCGCAGCCCGTAAAGACCCTCGTTTCCGCTTCCGTAACCAAGCCATCTTAGCGCTCGCCTTGGGTGCCGGACTACGGGCCTCGGAGATTTGCCGCCTAACCCTCCAAGATATTCAATGGGAAGAAGCTGTCCTGCGGGTAGAGGGGAAAACGGGCTTCAGTGTCGTTCCCCTCACAAAAGACACTTTGCGGTATCTACGGCTGTACGTGGACCGGGAACGCCGGGCCACCATACCCTACTTGTTTGTTCACAGGAACCGGCCCTTGAACGCCAATGCTTTGTCTCGCTGGATTCATCGCCTGGCTAAGACCGCTGGAATTGACCGTCCTGTAGGCATGCATCTCTTACGCCACACTTTCGCCACGCACTTCCTCAAAAGCGGGGGCGACCCCTTTACATTGCAACGTATATTGCGCCACAAGACCCCGGCTATGACCAGCCGCTACCTCCACCTCCTAACCGAAGACCTTAGGGAACGCCTGCAAACTGTGGACTTGGTGGCGTTAGTCAAAAGGGGAACACGCCCACAATGA
- a CDS encoding DUF815 domain-containing protein yields the protein MKIPKTPLDLLDLDLPRGEPWGYGFAQSLLKAPWAWRALRPTPGLLQLMRQDLEVLFLELEERRKEYPLADLGERPPHPAEEGALAALLTRDPEALARVLQAHGPYPFALYRAFRFVGEVRPLERYRLPQEDELLGYEEQLKALRANALRFLSGKPALHTLLYGARGTGKSTAAKSLLHLREARMVEVEHNALAHLENLLEKLALLPHRFFLFLDDLSLDPKEDSFHHLKALLEGSLEGPPENVLLLATSNRRHLVRQTGENPLPGADPSAWDELQDTLALSERFGLVLTFPPFDKALYLKAVAHHLGRPLTPEEEREALRFALQKGFSGRVARQFAQSLL from the coding sequence ATGAAGATTCCTAAGACCCCTTTGGACCTCCTGGACCTGGACCTACCCCGGGGTGAACCTTGGGGCTATGGCTTCGCCCAAAGCCTCCTCAAAGCCCCCTGGGCCTGGCGGGCTTTAAGGCCCACCCCAGGGCTTCTCCAGTTGATGCGGCAGGACCTCGAGGTCCTCTTCCTGGAACTGGAAGAAAGGCGGAAGGAGTACCCTTTAGCCGACCTGGGAGAGCGCCCCCCCCACCCTGCTGAGGAAGGGGCCCTGGCCGCCCTCCTCACCCGCGACCCCGAGGCCCTGGCCCGGGTACTCCAAGCCCACGGACCCTATCCCTTTGCCCTCTACCGGGCCTTCCGCTTCGTTGGCGAGGTGCGCCCCCTGGAACGCTACCGCCTGCCCCAGGAGGACGAACTTCTGGGCTACGAGGAGCAGCTTAAGGCCCTTAGAGCCAATGCCCTTCGTTTCCTCTCGGGAAAACCCGCCCTCCACACCCTCCTCTACGGGGCCCGGGGCACGGGCAAAAGCACTGCCGCCAAGAGTCTTTTGCACCTTAGAGAAGCCCGCATGGTAGAGGTGGAGCACAATGCCCTAGCCCACCTGGAAAACCTGTTGGAAAAGCTGGCTCTCCTTCCCCATCGTTTCTTCCTCTTCCTGGACGACCTCTCCCTGGATCCTAAAGAGGATTCCTTCCATCACCTGAAGGCCCTCCTAGAGGGAAGCCTGGAAGGCCCCCCGGAGAACGTCCTCCTCCTGGCCACCTCCAACCGCCGCCACCTGGTGCGTCAAACTGGGGAAAACCCCCTACCCGGGGCCGACCCCAGCGCCTGGGACGAGCTTCAGGACACCCTGGCCCTTTCCGAGCGCTTCGGCCTGGTCCTCACCTTCCCCCCCTTTGACAAGGCCCTTTACCTGAAGGCGGTGGCCCACCACCTAGGCCGCCCCTTGACCCCGGAGGAGGAAAGGGAGGCCCTGCGCTTTGCCCTGCAAAAAGGCTTCTCCGGGCGCGTGGCCCGGCAGTTCGCCCAAAGCCTGCTCTAG
- a CDS encoding CTP synthase, which produces MNGVSENAQRPRKYVFVTGGVVSSLGKGILTSSLGALFRARGYRVTAIKIDPYVNVDAGTMRPYEHGEVFVTADGAETDLDIGHYERFLDLDLSRGNNLTTGQVYLSVIQKERRGEYLSQTVQVIPHITDEIKDRIRKVAEEQGAEVVVVEVGGTVGDIESLPFLEAIRQFRFDEGEGNTFYIHLTLVPYLETSEEFKTKPTQHSVATLRGVGIQPDAVVLRSVKPVPEEVRKKVALFTNVRPGHVFSSPNVEHIYEIPLLLEEQGLGRVVERALGLEAVFPNLSFWQEAVRVLKHPERTVRIAIAGKYVKMPDAYLSLLEALKHAGIRHGARVEVKWVDAEGLEAGDLDEAFRDVAGILVPGGFGVRGIEGKVRAAQYARERKIPYLGICLGLQIAVIEFARNVAGLKGANSTEFDPYTPHPVIDLMPEQLEVEGLGGTMRLGDWPMRIRPGTLLHRLYGKEEVLERHRHRYEVNPLYVDQLERAGLVISATTPGMRGRGAGLVEAIELPDHPFFLGLQSHPEFKSRPMRPSPPFAGFVEAALRYAGL; this is translated from the coding sequence GTGAACGGGGTTTCCGAGAACGCGCAACGGCCGAGGAAGTACGTGTTTGTCACCGGGGGTGTGGTGTCCAGCCTGGGCAAGGGCATCCTCACCTCTTCCCTGGGAGCCCTTTTTCGGGCCCGGGGGTATAGGGTTACCGCCATCAAGATTGACCCCTACGTGAACGTGGATGCGGGGACCATGCGTCCCTATGAGCACGGGGAGGTCTTCGTCACCGCCGATGGGGCGGAAACCGACCTGGACATTGGCCACTACGAGCGCTTTTTGGACCTGGACCTCTCCCGGGGCAACAACCTCACCACGGGCCAGGTCTACCTCTCGGTCATCCAGAAGGAGCGCCGGGGGGAGTACCTCTCCCAGACGGTGCAGGTGATCCCCCACATCACCGACGAGATCAAGGACCGCATCCGCAAGGTGGCGGAGGAGCAGGGGGCCGAGGTGGTGGTGGTGGAGGTGGGGGGCACGGTGGGGGACATCGAGAGCCTTCCCTTCCTGGAGGCCATCCGCCAGTTCCGCTTTGACGAGGGGGAGGGGAACACCTTCTACATCCACCTCACCCTGGTCCCCTACCTGGAGACCAGCGAGGAGTTCAAGACCAAGCCTACCCAGCACTCCGTGGCCACGCTTAGGGGTGTGGGCATCCAGCCCGACGCCGTGGTCCTGCGCTCGGTGAAGCCGGTGCCGGAGGAGGTGCGGAAGAAGGTGGCCCTTTTCACCAACGTGCGCCCCGGGCATGTGTTCAGCAGCCCCAACGTGGAGCACATCTACGAGATACCCCTCCTCCTCGAGGAGCAGGGCCTTGGTCGGGTGGTGGAAAGGGCCTTGGGCCTCGAGGCTGTCTTCCCTAACCTCTCCTTCTGGCAGGAGGCGGTGCGGGTGCTGAAGCACCCCGAGCGCACGGTGAGGATCGCCATCGCCGGGAAGTACGTGAAGATGCCCGACGCCTACCTCTCCCTTCTGGAGGCCTTGAAGCATGCGGGTATCCGGCACGGGGCCCGGGTGGAGGTGAAGTGGGTGGACGCCGAGGGCCTGGAGGCGGGGGACCTGGACGAGGCCTTCCGCGACGTGGCGGGCATCCTGGTGCCCGGGGGTTTTGGGGTGCGGGGCATCGAGGGCAAGGTGCGGGCGGCCCAGTACGCCCGGGAGCGGAAGATCCCCTACCTCGGCATCTGCCTGGGCCTGCAGATCGCGGTGATCGAGTTCGCCCGGAACGTGGCCGGGCTCAAGGGGGCCAACTCCACCGAGTTTGACCCCTACACCCCCCACCCGGTCATCGACCTCATGCCCGAGCAGCTGGAGGTGGAGGGCCTGGGGGGCACCATGCGCCTGGGGGACTGGCCCATGCGCATCCGCCCCGGCACTCTCCTCCACCGCCTTTACGGCAAGGAGGAGGTCCTGGAGCGCCACCGCCACCGCTACGAGGTGAACCCCCTCTATGTGGACCAGTTGGAGCGAGCCGGGCTGGTGATCTCCGCCACCACCCCGGGCATGCGGGGCCGGGGGGCGGGGTTGGTGGAGGCCATCGAGCTCCCGGACCATCCCTTCTTCCTGGGCCTCCAGAGCCACCCCGAGTTCAAGAGCCGCCCCATGCGCCCCTCGCCTCCCTTCGCCGGCTTCGTGGAGGCGGCCTTGAGGTACGCTGGGCTCTAG
- the rplM gene encoding 50S ribosomal protein L13 has protein sequence MQPKTYIPKEIEPRWVLIDAEGKTLGRLATQIATLLRGKHRPDWTPNLPMGDFVVVINADKIRLTGKKLKQKIYTRYSGYQGGLKEIPAEKMLATHPERVLEHAVKGMLPKGPLGRKLFKRLKVYAGPTHPHQAQKPVKLEVR, from the coding sequence ATGCAGCCCAAGACGTACATACCCAAGGAGATCGAACCCCGGTGGGTTCTTATTGACGCCGAGGGCAAAACCTTAGGGCGGCTGGCCACGCAGATCGCCACCCTGCTACGCGGCAAGCACCGCCCCGACTGGACTCCCAACCTTCCCATGGGCGACTTCGTGGTGGTGATCAACGCCGACAAGATCCGCCTCACCGGCAAGAAGCTGAAGCAAAAGATCTATACCCGGTATAGCGGCTACCAGGGGGGCCTGAAGGAGATCCCCGCGGAGAAGATGCTGGCCACCCACCCGGAGAGGGTGTTGGAGCACGCGGTGAAGGGCATGCTTCCCAAGGGGCCCTTGGGCCGGAAGCTTTTCAAGCGCCTCAAGGTCTACGCCGGCCCCACCCACCCCCACCAGGCCCAGAAACCCGTTAAGCTGGAGGTCAGGTGA
- the rpsI gene encoding 30S ribosomal protein S9 gives MEQYYGTGRRKEAVARVFLRPGSGKVTVNGQDFQDYFQGLIKAVAALEPLRVVDALGRFDAYITVRGGGKSGQIDAIKLGVARALLQYNPDYRAKLKPLGFLTRDARVVERKKYGKHKARRAPQYSKR, from the coding sequence ATGGAGCAGTACTACGGCACCGGAAGGCGTAAGGAGGCGGTGGCCAGGGTCTTTTTGAGACCCGGAAGCGGCAAGGTCACCGTGAACGGCCAGGATTTCCAAGACTATTTCCAGGGTTTGATAAAGGCGGTGGCGGCCCTCGAGCCCCTGAGGGTGGTGGATGCCCTGGGGCGCTTTGACGCTTACATCACCGTGCGGGGAGGCGGCAAGAGCGGCCAGATCGACGCCATCAAGCTGGGGGTGGCCCGGGCCCTCCTCCAGTACAACCCCGACTACCGCGCCAAGCTGAAGCCCCTGGGCTTCCTCACCCGGGACGCCCGCGTGGTGGAGCGCAAGAAGTACGGCAAGCACAAGGCCCGCCGGGCACCCCAGTACTCCAAGCGCTAA
- a CDS encoding UvrD-helicase domain-containing protein — translation MRLYVASAGTGKTHALVGELLALLRQGVPLRRMAAVTFTRKAAEELRRRIQGEVARLSSASWAEEAQREVYGAVFTTIHGFMAEAIRHTAPLLSLDPDFTLLDELLAEALFLEEARSLLYLKGLDPALEESLLALYRKRSLAGAFRALPGAEGLLELFQEVLSGYHRRTREALGPGDLEALALRLVEHPKAVRRVVERFPYLLVDEYQDVNPLQGRFFRVLEEAGVQVVAVGDPKQSIYLFRNARVEVFRQALGEAKEVLRLGQTRRHAQAVAHFLNRFVERFFPESERVPVEPLRAEEGRVEVHWVVGEEPLDRKREGEAALLAERLRALSSQGYAFSDMAVLVRSRRSLPFLERAFRALGVPYVLRRGQSFFKRPEVRDVYHALRLALLEGPPSPEERISLLAFLRGPFVGVDLGQVEEALQAEDPLSLLPPEVRMRLDGLKTLAGLRPLEALKALVRDEVFLRRLSRRARANLDALLLLAAEERFPDLEALLEWLKVRAEDPETSELPEGGEGVQLLTVHAAKGLEWPVVAVFDLARHEGGKPEPVLVGIDGEVALEGTEGYRNLRRTLARAQEEESLRLLYVALSRARDVLILTGSLSERPGPWAEALMDLGLGPGDQDPLVHRHPLAGLPPLPSPPLLPEPQPPAPYAEHRIPSKRFPPVFSPSAYRKGEGEPLALSQALEAETLPEYPRALGTLVHYALARNLHPGDEGAMRALLLQEVALPFSEEEQERLLAEVRLLLWNHRRMLGEVLPALEDREEDHAELPLVLPLGGTVWYGVLDRLYRVGGRWYLEDYKTDQRMAPEHYRLQLALYREAVRRAWGVEAEGRLVYLRHERVHVFSPEELQEALLELENTPGILSQGLEPDLL, via the coding sequence ATGAGGCTCTACGTGGCTTCCGCGGGCACGGGCAAGACCCACGCCTTGGTGGGGGAGCTCCTGGCGCTTTTGCGCCAGGGGGTGCCCCTAAGGCGCATGGCTGCCGTCACCTTCACCCGCAAGGCGGCGGAGGAGCTCAGGCGGCGCATCCAAGGCGAGGTGGCCAGGCTCTCCTCCGCTTCTTGGGCAGAGGAGGCGCAGCGGGAGGTCTACGGGGCGGTTTTCACCACCATCCACGGCTTTATGGCCGAGGCCATCCGCCACACCGCTCCCCTCCTCTCCCTGGACCCGGACTTTACCCTATTGGACGAGCTTTTGGCCGAAGCCCTCTTCCTGGAGGAGGCGCGAAGCCTCCTTTACCTGAAGGGCCTGGACCCTGCTCTAGAGGAGTCCCTCCTTGCCCTTTACCGGAAGCGCTCCCTGGCGGGGGCGTTTCGGGCCCTGCCCGGGGCCGAGGGGCTTCTTGAGCTGTTCCAGGAGGTCCTTTCCGGCTACCACCGCCGCACGCGGGAGGCCCTGGGACCAGGGGACCTCGAGGCCCTGGCCCTTCGTCTGGTGGAACATCCCAAGGCGGTGAGAAGGGTGGTGGAGCGCTTTCCTTACCTCCTGGTGGACGAGTACCAGGATGTGAACCCCTTGCAGGGGCGGTTCTTCCGGGTCCTGGAGGAGGCGGGAGTGCAGGTGGTGGCCGTGGGGGATCCCAAGCAGTCCATCTACCTCTTCCGCAACGCCCGGGTGGAGGTTTTCCGCCAGGCCCTGGGGGAGGCGAAAGAGGTCCTACGCCTGGGGCAAACTAGGCGCCACGCCCAGGCGGTGGCCCATTTCCTGAACCGTTTTGTGGAGCGTTTCTTCCCTGAGTCCGAGCGGGTGCCGGTGGAGCCCTTGCGGGCGGAGGAGGGCCGGGTGGAGGTCCACTGGGTGGTGGGGGAGGAGCCCTTGGACCGGAAGCGGGAAGGGGAGGCGGCCCTCCTGGCGGAGCGCCTGCGGGCGCTTTCCAGCCAGGGCTACGCCTTCTCTGATATGGCGGTCCTGGTGCGAAGCCGCAGGAGCCTGCCCTTCCTGGAAAGGGCCTTCCGGGCCCTGGGGGTTCCTTACGTCCTCAGGCGGGGGCAGAGCTTCTTCAAGAGGCCCGAGGTGCGGGATGTGTACCACGCTCTGCGCCTTGCCCTGTTGGAGGGTCCCCCAAGCCCTGAGGAGCGCATTTCCCTCCTGGCTTTCCTAAGGGGTCCCTTCGTGGGGGTGGACCTCGGGCAGGTGGAGGAGGCCCTGCAGGCGGAAGATCCTCTTTCCCTCCTTCCCCCGGAGGTGCGGATGCGCCTGGATGGGCTCAAGACGCTTGCAGGCTTGCGTCCCCTCGAGGCCCTGAAGGCCCTTGTGCGGGACGAAGTCTTCCTAAGGCGGCTTTCCCGGAGGGCCCGGGCCAACCTGGACGCCCTTCTCCTCCTGGCCGCGGAGGAGCGCTTCCCCGACCTCGAGGCCCTCCTGGAGTGGTTGAAGGTGCGGGCTGAGGACCCGGAAACCTCCGAGCTTCCCGAGGGGGGAGAGGGGGTGCAGCTCCTCACGGTCCACGCGGCCAAGGGCCTGGAGTGGCCGGTGGTGGCGGTCTTTGACCTTGCCCGCCACGAGGGAGGGAAGCCCGAGCCCGTGCTGGTGGGCATAGACGGCGAGGTGGCCCTGGAGGGGACAGAGGGCTACCGAAACCTGAGAAGGACCCTGGCCCGTGCCCAGGAGGAGGAGTCCCTCCGGCTCCTTTACGTGGCCCTTTCCCGGGCTAGGGACGTGCTTATCCTCACAGGGAGCCTTTCCGAACGGCCTGGACCCTGGGCCGAGGCCCTCATGGACCTGGGCTTGGGCCCTGGGGACCAGGATCCCCTGGTGCACCGCCACCCCTTGGCGGGCCTTCCTCCCTTGCCCTCCCCCCCACTCCTTCCCGAACCCCAGCCCCCCGCCCCTTACGCGGAGCACCGCATCCCGTCCAAGCGCTTTCCCCCGGTCTTTTCCCCCAGCGCTTATCGCAAGGGGGAGGGGGAGCCTTTGGCTCTTTCCCAGGCCCTCGAGGCCGAAACCCTCCCCGAGTACCCCCGGGCCCTGGGCACCCTGGTGCACTACGCTTTGGCCCGCAACCTGCACCCGGGGGACGAGGGGGCCATGCGGGCCCTCCTCCTGCAGGAGGTGGCCCTCCCCTTCTCCGAGGAGGAGCAGGAGCGCCTTCTTGCGGAGGTGCGGCTCCTCCTTTGGAACCACCGGCGCATGCTGGGGGAAGTCCTTCCCGCTTTGGAAGACCGGGAGGAGGACCACGCTGAGCTTCCCCTGGTCCTGCCCCTTGGGGGCACCGTCTGGTATGGGGTTTTGGACCGGCTTTACCGGGTGGGGGGCAGGTGGTATCTGGAGGACTACAAGACCGACCAGAGGATGGCCCCGGAGCATTACCGCCTGCAGTTGGCCCTCTACCGGGAGGCGGTGCGGCGGGCCTGGGGGGTGGAGGCCGAAGGCCGTTTGGTCTATTTAAGGCACGAAAGGGTTCACGTCTTCTCGCCAGAGGAGCTTCAGGAGGCCCTTCTGGAGTTGGAAAACACCCCTGGGATCCTCTCCCAGGGGCTCGAGCCGGACCTTCTTTAG
- a CDS encoding PD-(D/E)XK nuclease family protein, translated as MKPGLYPLLGPPASGKTTLAREWALEVLRRRGRVYWVGLPHQRAYVYRLFGGEGAVLGLEFMSFQALYYRVLAEVGRLGPLLPGAGRVALVGEALRGLYGEGIAPGEARLFARAIAELKRYGLSPFALPKDGEAGRLRRVYFAYERLKGKALDYDDFRHRAGRVPLRLFPRPDLVVVDGFREVGPLDLRFLKRLAREVPVLLTLELLPEGLEPWQTLSPMPVRKEVWALANPVEEARHLLRALKRALAPRALGGEGLDPFEVMVVAPEDRIPGLLLFQDEYGLPLYDGREGALADTEEGERVLALLNPMPTGRDLLALGFSALGRKALRLGLAGEEALALLAEREGLLQEWQAFLALRTPGPDLLAWGEEVLERLGVAAKELFLSRLRLALRADGGNPLAWWRSLLLDETLPKELPRGVALLPPLRAMGVRARRVYVLDWVAGRYTLGEGEDYFLLEELRERGLLQGLPRRLRGLDPLFLEELATRGEEVFLLYPEAGPSGAYEPLEKGIRPEPLPPSGRLEALPEESFTPPLPTSHAPPAHLEVLRRHGECPFRTYLERFPLRSEDGALGWHLFPERVDELSQHPEVGSWLALHQEHLKGMVFWARWPGERFALRLDGVRREAGGRVVHLYRLLPPGEDPDLSPRRRWTEWYALGAFLQRKEVEEVHLWTWAFLGEPRPFRKNPYRKGDKPPQLEEVRALVKEALPRWGEGGFSPRPGRHCYACGLADICRKEEV; from the coding sequence ATGAAGCCTGGCCTCTATCCCCTCCTGGGCCCCCCGGCATCGGGGAAGACCACCCTGGCCCGGGAATGGGCCTTGGAGGTCTTGAGGCGGCGAGGAAGGGTTTACTGGGTAGGCCTGCCCCACCAAAGGGCCTACGTGTACCGCCTTTTTGGGGGGGAAGGGGCGGTGCTGGGCCTGGAGTTCATGTCCTTCCAGGCCCTTTACTACCGGGTGCTGGCGGAGGTGGGCCGGCTTGGGCCCTTGCTTCCTGGGGCGGGAAGGGTGGCCCTGGTGGGGGAGGCCCTTAGGGGCCTCTACGGGGAAGGGATTGCCCCCGGGGAGGCCCGGCTTTTCGCCCGAGCGATAGCGGAACTCAAGCGCTATGGCCTCTCTCCCTTCGCCCTGCCCAAGGATGGGGAGGCGGGGAGGCTCAGGCGGGTCTACTTCGCCTACGAGCGCCTGAAGGGAAAGGCCCTGGACTATGACGACTTCCGCCACCGGGCGGGCCGCGTACCCCTTCGCCTGTTTCCCAGGCCGGATCTGGTGGTGGTGGACGGCTTCCGGGAGGTGGGTCCTTTGGACCTCCGCTTCCTTAAGCGCCTGGCCCGGGAGGTACCCGTCCTCCTCACCCTGGAGCTTCTTCCGGAGGGGCTGGAACCCTGGCAGACCCTTTCCCCCATGCCGGTGAGGAAGGAGGTCTGGGCCCTGGCCAACCCGGTGGAGGAGGCCCGCCACCTCCTGAGGGCCCTGAAGCGGGCCCTGGCCCCCAGGGCCTTGGGGGGCGAGGGCCTAGACCCCTTTGAGGTGATGGTGGTGGCCCCGGAGGACCGCATCCCCGGGCTTCTCCTCTTTCAGGACGAGTACGGCTTGCCCCTTTACGACGGGCGGGAGGGGGCCTTGGCGGACACGGAGGAGGGGGAAAGGGTCCTGGCCCTCCTGAACCCCATGCCCACCGGGCGGGACCTTCTGGCCCTGGGGTTTTCCGCCCTGGGCCGAAAGGCCTTGCGGCTTGGGCTTGCGGGGGAAGAGGCCCTGGCGCTTTTGGCGGAAAGGGAGGGCTTGCTTCAGGAATGGCAGGCGTTTTTGGCCCTGCGCACCCCCGGGCCTGATCTTCTGGCCTGGGGGGAGGAGGTCCTGGAGCGGCTTGGGGTGGCGGCCAAGGAGCTCTTCCTCTCCCGGCTGCGCCTGGCTTTGCGGGCAGACGGGGGAAACCCCTTGGCCTGGTGGCGGAGCCTCCTTTTGGATGAGACCCTGCCTAAAGAACTCCCCCGGGGAGTGGCCCTCCTCCCGCCGCTTCGGGCCATGGGGGTGCGGGCCAGACGGGTTTACGTGCTGGACTGGGTGGCAGGGCGCTACACCCTGGGAGAAGGGGAGGACTACTTCCTTTTGGAGGAGTTGCGGGAGCGGGGTCTTCTCCAAGGGCTTCCCCGGCGCCTGCGGGGCCTGGACCCCCTCTTCCTGGAGGAGCTGGCCACGCGGGGGGAGGAGGTCTTTTTGCTCTACCCAGAAGCCGGGCCTTCGGGGGCCTACGAACCCCTGGAGAAGGGAATCAGGCCCGAGCCCCTGCCGCCTTCAGGCCGCCTCGAGGCCCTGCCGGAGGAATCCTTCACCCCACCCCTCCCCACCTCCCACGCCCCCCCGGCCCACCTGGAGGTCCTCCGCCGCCACGGGGAGTGCCCCTTTCGGACCTATCTGGAGCGCTTCCCCCTTCGCTCGGAGGATGGGGCCCTGGGCTGGCACCTCTTCCCCGAGAGGGTAGACGAGCTTTCGCAGCATCCGGAGGTAGGCTCTTGGCTGGCTCTCCACCAGGAGCACCTAAAGGGCATGGTCTTTTGGGCCCGCTGGCCGGGGGAGCGCTTCGCCCTGCGCCTAGACGGGGTGCGCCGGGAAGCGGGGGGGCGGGTGGTACACCTCTACCGCCTTCTCCCCCCAGGGGAGGACCCCGATCTGAGCCCCCGGCGGCGCTGGACGGAGTGGTACGCCCTCGGGGCCTTTTTGCAGAGGAAGGAGGTGGAGGAGGTCCACCTCTGGACCTGGGCCTTTCTGGGAGAACCCCGTCCTTTCCGCAAGAACCCCTACCGCAAAGGGGATAAGCCTCCCCAGCTTGAGGAGGTGCGGGCGCTTGTGAAGGAGGCGCTTCCTCGTTGGGGCGAAGGGGGGTTTTCCCCGAGGCCCGGCCGCCACTGCTATGCCTGTGGCCTGGCGGACATCTGCCGCAAGGAGGAGGTATGA
- a CDS encoding sensor histidine kinase → MATAFSSLRGRLFALLFLALLLLALPLALLSAKEAERAASEDLRRALYTRLYLLGEEGPGEGEALLLELFRLAQVYGGGTGFVIGKEGVAFTEVPSPNLPPGLLEALAQGQAYQGVWRGVLYVALPREEGGFGLAVPLEGVAGLGRRLLLLYASWGGGVLLAIFLLSALGLAWALRPLGQLARLLEARRPEDLSPLPDPGLAELRPLVEALNSRLAQVGGLLRELSEKEEAARRFARLASHELRNPLAALKGYLEVLLRKPEPRALTGALREAERMEALLSGLLRLSRLEATSPRLIPLDLRAFLGEWGLEVEGEGQVLADPELLALAVENVLDNARRHGKLPLKARVQRDKEGVWLWLVDSGPGFPKDLLPRALEPFVHGGKGTGLGLALVAAVARAHGGRAWVENQDGAAVGLCLPLASLKVSPDAPFSQRG, encoded by the coding sequence ATGGCTACCGCCTTTTCCTCCCTTAGGGGGAGGCTTTTTGCCCTGCTCTTCCTGGCCCTCTTGCTCCTGGCCCTGCCCCTGGCCCTTCTTTCCGCCAAGGAGGCGGAAAGGGCCGCCAGCGAGGATCTGCGCCGGGCCCTTTACACCCGGCTTTACCTCCTTGGGGAGGAGGGGCCTGGGGAAGGGGAAGCCCTTCTCCTTGAGCTTTTCCGCCTGGCCCAGGTCTATGGGGGAGGCACGGGCTTCGTGATAGGGAAGGAGGGGGTGGCCTTTACCGAGGTGCCCTCCCCCAACCTTCCCCCTGGTCTCCTCGAGGCCCTTGCTCAGGGACAAGCCTACCAGGGAGTGTGGCGGGGGGTGCTCTACGTGGCCCTGCCCCGGGAAGAGGGAGGGTTTGGCCTGGCGGTCCCCTTGGAGGGAGTTGCCGGCCTGGGGCGGAGGCTTCTCCTCCTCTACGCCTCCTGGGGTGGAGGGGTGCTTTTGGCCATCTTTCTGCTCTCCGCCCTGGGGCTTGCTTGGGCCCTTCGCCCCCTGGGGCAGCTGGCCAGGCTCCTGGAGGCCCGGCGGCCTGAGGACCTAAGCCCCCTTCCCGACCCTGGTTTGGCGGAGCTAAGGCCCTTGGTGGAGGCCTTGAACAGCCGCCTGGCCCAGGTGGGGGGGCTTCTTAGGGAGCTTTCCGAGAAGGAGGAGGCGGCCCGCCGGTTTGCCCGCCTTGCCTCCCACGAGCTTCGCAATCCCCTGGCCGCCTTGAAGGGGTACTTGGAGGTGCTCCTGCGCAAGCCCGAGCCCAGGGCCCTTACCGGGGCCTTACGGGAGGCGGAAAGGATGGAGGCCTTGCTCTCCGGGCTCCTCAGGTTATCCCGCCTCGAGGCCACCTCCCCCAGGCTTATCCCCTTGGACCTGCGGGCTTTCTTGGGGGAATGGGGCCTGGAGGTAGAAGGGGAAGGCCAGGTTCTGGCGGACCCCGAGCTTCTCGCCCTGGCGGTGGAAAACGTGTTGGACAACGCCCGCCGCCACGGGAAGCTTCCCCTTAAGGCCAGGGTCCAGCGGGACAAGGAGGGGGTTTGGCTTTGGCTTGTGGACTCCGGGCCCGGCTTCCCCAAGGACCTCTTGCCCCGGGCCCTGGAGCCCTTTGTCCATGGGGGAAAGGGCACGGGCCTGGGCCTCGCCTTGGTGGCGGCGGTGGCCCGGGCCCATGGGGGAAGGGCATGGGTGGAGAACCAGGACGGGGCAGCGGTGGGGCTTTGCCTGCCTTTGGCTTCCCTTAAGGTTTCGCCCGATGCGCCCTTTAGCCAGAGGGGATAG